Proteins encoded within one genomic window of Halorussus salilacus:
- a CDS encoding DNA-directed RNA polymerase subunit L has protein sequence MELRVIEKAEDEISIEIAGEDHTFMNVLKGTLLEREGVAAATYDVNPEQSGGQTEPILTIKTEDGTDPLDALEAAANDIKDKTTAFRDAYESAA, from the coding sequence ATGGAACTCCGGGTCATCGAGAAGGCCGAGGACGAGATCTCTATCGAAATCGCCGGGGAGGACCACACCTTCATGAACGTGCTGAAGGGCACCCTCCTCGAACGCGAGGGCGTCGCCGCCGCGACGTACGACGTGAACCCCGAGCAGTCGGGCGGACAGACCGAGCCCATCCTGACCATCAAGACCGAGGACGGCACCGACCCCCTCGACGCGCTGGAGGCGGCCGCGAACGACATCAAGGACAAGACGACCGCGTTCCGGGACGCCTACGAGAGCGCGGCCTGA